The following DNA comes from Quercus robur chromosome 1, dhQueRobu3.1, whole genome shotgun sequence.
taaatttatcattttttagtttattgattgatgaatttttggTGGGATTAGGGTTGAATTGTGAATGAAACGGGCTCTGGGTATTAAGGGCAAGATGTTTGCCAAGAAACGTTATGCTGAGAAGGTTGAAATGAAGAAAACGTGAGTGCTTTTGTTATTgctttgtctattttttttagatagaatGTTTGGTGTTTGGTTAAATGATCGAATCAAATCAACAAGAAATGTTAAATCTTAAATGCATGATATTGATTCTGTCCGTGAAAGATCAGTTATTGGGTCTTTTGAGAGTGATAAACCATTTTATGTTGTGATAATTAAACTACGAATATGGTAGTGGCATTATTCGTAACATGGGAAAAATGCTAATATGAGTAagaatttttaggattttttgaGATATCTTGGTTGAAATTTCAAGTATCTTGTTTGGTGGCATAGTAAATTGGGAATATGCTCAATTGGCACTTCCTGGTGTTTCCAACAAACAAATCCAGAGTTCAAATCCCTCTTCTTTTAACTATcgaattatgtataaaaattgGGGAATATTAAAATGATTCAATAtgtttggtgttttgttttttggatggCATCGTTGTGGTACAAAAGTTTCTATTTTCTCAATCCGTCTAATAATGGAAGTTCCTTATAAAACCACTTAAACCCTGCACAAGAATATATTTGCACATGTCAGCTCAATCACTTGCCCTTCAACCAATCTGAATTCGAAAACCAATTGTTGCTCTAAGACGTTACTCTATCCCTCTTCTTAAGTGATTTGTGATCAATCACATATTTTTCCATAATGAACAAGTTATCTTTACCTGTTATTCATTTATAGTTAACTAGTAGtagataatttttctttttcttttttttttggcatggaAAATAGATTGGCGGTGCACGAGGAATCCTCCACTAGGCGCAAAATGGATGATGATGTTTCAAAAGGAGTTGTTCCTGCCTATCTGCTAGATCGTGAAAACACTACACGAGCAAAAGTATAGTTACACCTTTAATTTCAAAGACATATTTTTTAGACACTCATTTCTGTTTATCAATCTGACATTACAATATTAATAGGTTCTCAGCAATACCATTAAGCAAAAGAGGAAAGAGAAGGCTGGGAAATGGGAAGTTCCTTTACCCAAGGTAAGAACAACTTTTCTTGCATCATCGTCTCTATTTTGCACCTCCACAAATTTGTTTGTAGTTGTGTTGTGTGTGCGTGAGTGCATGCATTGGCAGGTATATATTTGTGTGGGTGAATCAGGGTGGTTATGCTACAATATCCCTTAATTGGGCTTTTGTATTACTTGTAATTGGACAAGTTTCATGATTggaatttattttccttcttcagGTTAGGCCTGTGGCTGAAGATGAAATGTTCAAAGTGCTCAGGACTGGTAAACGAAAGAGTAAGTTTTCCTAAACTCACATTCTTCATGTcctctatttatttttctcgATATTGAAATTGTGattagttaaattttttgtgttaatCTTATTTGTACAATTTGGGCTTATGATAAGAAGATGTAATTTAGAAGTGCTAGAAGATATACTTTGTAATTTATATGAAGATACTATATGATTCGTTTTAGTTTTCTCACCTTGATTCATTTTAGTTTTCTCACCTTTATTTATTAGTTGGCAAAGTTCAGTACTTATGTTTGTGCAGTTCACGATATTCAGTTTATTTGAATCTGTTGACTTGGATAGTTGGATTggttatatttcttaacttttaTACTTTATTGCTGTGGCTAACTCCAGGACATTTGTTGTTGGACTGTGTGTGTGGATTTTGTGGATTTTTCTATGCAAGTAAAGAGTTGTGTCTATTGTAGTTGATCGTATCATAGATTAGCTTGTAGAATTTCTCAGATGTGCCTGACTCAAgagtaaaaatacaattttcttTGGCCAAGATCCGTATAGCTCAACTTGTTAACACCTCTGTATGTTTCCAACAAAGAcatttagaattcaaatcccCCACATccctaactattgaattatcaacaaaaaaaatacaatgatcTTTGTTTTGTTATGATGAAAATGTGAATCAAGTCACTAGCAAAACTGCTAACACTCTAAGGGTCCGTTtgagatccgcttattttgctgaaactgaaaactttttgctgaaaatactgtaaataaagataaaagttaattgaaatagtacagtggaatctatgaatagtatcaaaaagtgcaatgggacccatgaataatagcaaaaataagccgaatagtaaaataagttggcaaaaataatctttgccaAACGGACACTAAGCCTGATCTCTTTTGCAGCCAAGCAATGGAAGAGGATGATCACAAAAGCAACATTTGTGGGTCCTGCTTTTACAAGAAAACCCCCGAAGTATGAGCGCTTTATTCGTCCTTCAGGGTTGCGGTTCACCAAAGCTCATGTGACACACCCTGAACTCAAATGCACTTTCAATCTTGAGATTATCGGAGTAAAGAAAAATCCTAATGGTCAGATGTATACCTCTCTTGGTGTGATGACAAGGGGAAACCATCATTAAGGTACTGTTTTCCTGCAAATGTTAATTGTCTTTAGTCCATTGAAAAGCAGTCAACATGGCAGGCTTACATGGCTTGTTTCCCCTGTTACTGTGAATTTCAAGTGAATGTCAGTGAGTTGGGTCTAGTTGCACCTGTTGGGAAAGTTGTATGGGGTAAGATTGTCCTCTAGATTTTATAACTTGGCAGTGTTAtccatatctttttttttcaactccCATCAGTACATGTCTCATTAGATGTCTCATTAGTTTTGTGATTTACGCAGGAAAATATGCTCAGGTGACGAATAACCCTGAGAATGATGGTTGTATAAACGCTATTTTGCTTGTCTAAGAGGGTTACTGACAACGGTAGGAATTTGGTTGCGAACACTGATGATGTTTGAAGCAGGGATCTAAGCCCAAAACAGGAGTCAGTAGTCTTTGAGTGTCTTGTGTGTAACCAATTTTGTCATATAGTACCTTTGTTTTGATCGCTTGTTTTTTGGTAGTTGTTTAGCATCgttggtaaaaaagaagaagtaaaaaacAGTTGTATCAATGGATATATTATCTGATCTTGTCAAGCTTATGTTTCATAATCAATTAATAACAGTTGTTTTTAAGTATTCAACAACTTATTTAATTGTTTGCTGAAATTTTGTTGCTAAAAGTtgctaaaatatgtttttatcttgaaaaattttgagaaaatgagaaaaggtggaaaaaactaaagttttaaaaagttgtacataaaaggctaaaagttaaaaagcaCAGCTTATAAGCTAATGCTAAACTCACCCTTAATTAGTCTCTGACTTTGGTTGCTTTTTCAAACCAGTCAACAGTCACTCCTTGCTTGCTAAGTTGATAACTTGATATGATAATAAATGGGCATCTATACAAGCTGTGAGACGTGGACACAGTTGTACGACACACCATACGGCTTTTTTGCCGAGCCAATTGTTAAAATGACTTGccatggtgtttttttttttttttttttgcaaattactactactttttttattaattatatggcAAAAATAGTAGTACTGTTTTAAATTAATTTGGCAAAATGAtctcccttcttcttcttttttgtgtaaATTCTTTGAAATCGTGTTTTATGGATGATGAGtggttaaaatgtaaaatatttataaaatgtgAGTGATTGAAATAAGAACGTTAAGATAGATATGTGGAAAATTagaaatatacaaaaatataagATTTAAAAGGGGAAAATTTGCTTAATGATAGAGATGACTAGACGTGGCAAACTAGCAGGTCGAGTCGGGTCAAGTATGTCTGGTTGCAAGTCAAAATGGGTTCTGGTCAAAATCGGGTCATTTTAAGTGGGTTAGAAATAGGTCGGTCAATAAAGTTGTGGATCGGGTCGAGTTGACCTGTATTtcacattaaattaaaaaaaaaaaaaaaaaaaaaaaaaaaaaaaagaagaagaaatgtatttgtcatttggaaagtcatgcaacaaattacttgatataaaatgcattattttgaattcaccactCATATCAATAATGAGTTTCACTAAGCAAATTAATATATGTTCAATACTTTTAATATTATACAAATCCCAGCATtactaaccaaaacaaaatagcataaaggataattaaaacaaatacacaagtttcATTTCTACATAATATCAACACcccaaaacattaaaaaaaaaaattacaaatgcctTATTGGataattgatttgaaaaataattaaaataaatgagaaatttacaatcttgacaactaattttataatctattatcattTGTGGTTGAGATTTTATTCAATTTGagaatatacattaaagtttgattatttacttatttatacatagtctatttttttaatattatgtcATTGTTAAGTAATACACACTCtaagaaatatcataatttattttgaaaagccatttattttggacaataattgttaaaaaataggtctaagcatccataatttatgctaatttcaTTGATATACTTTGACTTCACTCTTTTCACATTTACAAATGTTTCTCATGCAtgtctataattttaaatatatgtttttaactctaTTGTATCCAGATTATTTTGACATGTACTTTGTTACTTGATATTTAAATATCTTTACTCATTACCGAATGCCTCAACTAGCCATTTCTCAATTCATTTGTATGCAGTTATGTATAAGTCTCAATTTTTTCCTTAAAGTCATTGTATCAAAatgatgttatatatatatatatatatatatatataaatatatatatttgaatggcattatccaaaaaaatgttaaatatttgatgttttttttaaaataataataataataatgtccaTTGTATATTACCAATTGAATTTGACTTGTGCATTGTAAAACAcataacaaacaattaaactaatattgtcttaaattttatttttaatgttaaatatttgatgtttcttttataaaaataaaaaataattactatTATATATTACCAATTGATTTTGACTTGTGCGTTGTAAAACTtataacaaacaattaaactaatattgtcttttttttttctttttttttcaccaaaaaaaaagtttaaaaaaatgagtCCGGTCATGGGTCAacccattttttgttttgagtcaaACAATTCAAGTTCGGGTTGGGTCATATGAATTTGGATATAATATAATAGAGTAAAATCTCATACATACGGTCGATCCTAACTAATTTATTGAGGATCAACAAAACGAAACAATTGGGATTAAGACTTTATTGTTGTAACGACTTTACGAtgattttacatattttatgaTGTGAGTTGATATTTTTCCATGTTGAAATTGTTTTctgaatagaaaattttgattcatATTGAACTTATctttttaagagttaagagtCTTAAAATTTAACTAGCACATTTTGGTATTTATAATGTAAATGTCTATGATTTAGATTtcatgattctaaaaaaaaaaaaaaaaaaagatttcatatCCCTAGTGTAATTatctaattatcaaaaaaaaaaaaaaaaagtctcttaAATAGACCATCTCAACTTTAACATTTAATTCGTCGATCAAGATGTCGGGCCTTAGTGCGATGATGAATAACTTCCACAAAAAACAACAACTTCTCAAATCGATTCCAAGAATATTGccaataaatttagaataacaTTGTTTATTATGGCATATTTCAGACCTCATAAAAGTGAGAGTTTTGTATAGTGGtacaacattttatttaaatcgTTTATTAAATTACATTTCCACTTGATTCTTGGCACATGTGCTCGATGTCTAATGAGTTAGGAATATCCTACCCCCGAATTTGCAATTTTCTTATCTTTTACTACACACCAATTACACCATACATAGCCCATTTCATCCACCCACAAGTCTTCACATTTCGAACTTTCTTTTCCACGTCTAGAGTCCAATCAACAAGCATCTACCAatcttttatgtgtttttattttcctttattttttattaaacaacTAAACGATAACTTATCATAATAATTctaaataacataatttattttgtatctTACAATATTGGTTTATTGGCTAAGACAAAGTACCGTATAATACGATGACAACTTATTTGTACGAAGAGTTTTATATATGCCATTTCGAACatctaaaaactttttttttttttgaattaattagTTACCAAATGGGGATACTAACttcaaattactttattaccaaaattttccaaatgcTATTTGTTTAAACTTAATTCTTACCAAAAACTACAATTAAAACTCTACTTATAGTagtttctcaaaacaaaaaaaaaaaactctacttATAGTAAATTGGCAATACCAAATGAGCCACTAATAAATGATTTATCTTACAAGAATATGGGTTTGTCTACTTCAATTTTTTCGTTGAATAATGTGTTGTGTAGTTCATTTgacttatatttttaattagataaacctatataattttttggtgTTGAATCTAATAATCATTTGAAATTATCATAAGAAATAGATAAACCAACTTAAAAGGGCTAATATGTCTATCAATATTCAATACAATAAAAGAAGAGTAGAGAAAAGTCTCCTCTAGAGTCTATTCTATTATTCTATATGGtttccatttcaaaaaaaaaaaaaaaaaaaaaaaggcttctACATATAGATTAGACATCAAAAGCTTGTCAAAGTGAACAAGGAATATGCAGCCATcttagccaaaaaatagaagaagagtAAAATAAACCTAAAGTACGAAAAAGTCCAAAGAAAAAGtgaacataaataaataaaaatcataaaaggcAGAAAAAGTAGAGggtaaaaatggaaaaatgtaaaaaaagcAAAGTCGGAGAAAAAGGATCACACGCGTTTGTTTACGTGAAAGATGAGAGAGAACCAGATGCTTTCGTAAttgggccttggccttggaATTGGggcccttttctttttttacttttgcatatatatatatatatatacagccCTCCATTACTTTCCCTATCGGAAATtctacacacacacagagaagaGTCACACAAATCATTTTCGTGACTCATAAAGTCACAtataagctctctctctctctctctctctagctctcgttctttttctcttcgttttcccaaaacaacaaaaatggcCGATCAACTCACTGACGATCAGATCTCCGAGTTCAAGGAAGCTTTCAGCCTATTCGATAAGGACGGCGATGGTATCTTTTCTCagatccctctctctctctttctctgtttacttttttttcttcctgaTTTCAGATCTAATTGCTCTGTTTTTCGTTTTAACATTTAATATCTTGTGGTTGATCTAGGGTTTGATAATTGTCGATTCGTGTTTTGATCTGCAGAGATTTcgttgtttttggtttatttttcgTTGTTGATCTGTTGGAAATGAGACTATTTGTTTCGATGGTTTTTCTAGGTTATGGTGTGGTTTTggcttttgattttttggaaaattgaaCTGTTTTGTTAGCTGTTATGGTGTTGTAGAATCTCGAACgtgatttgtgtttttctttttctttgtttgtacATGAATTGCAtataaggaaaattattaggtttttTCTGCTTCATATTCTATCATTTTGTGTAACCGGTCTATCGAATTAGGATCTCTGTTATAACAGTCTTTTGATTCGATTTCAAAGGATTGCTACTTAAATTTTTATGAGTTTAAAGTAGATGTCGGTGGGCGTGTATGAGTTTAAACTGATGCCTCAAAAGTTTAGACGCGAAGACATGGCTATTTATGCATGACTTTGTGAATTTATTAAGCTAGAAATGTATCTCTGTTTATCCATATTCGGCTCTATGCTTGCACTCTTTAGATTAGGAAACATGGATCGCAGGGAATATAAACTATGTAGTATTAGTTTCTTCACAAAAATGGAAGATTATATATTGAAGGAAGGTTGATACAGATTTCCTTTCAAGTGTTTATCATACCGAATGTTCTATAGGACTTTCTAATACCTAACTGCAGGTAATTTTGGAAAGGATCATTTACTTTAGCTAGCATTCTGGAGatattttgaaagtgattttgaGGATTTATTAGGAATGGTTCAGGAGTTTGTACGCGATCTGTTAGTTCATTAGTCAGAAAATAACGGGAAAGATGTGTACAACATGCCTTTTCCTTTCAATTTATATTTAGGTGTTCAAAATGTTAATCTCAGATTGCTGATGGCTTGTTTAATTATGTCGTGCAAGTGGTTGCTTCTTCATGACTTATAAGCATTTAcattaaaatctcaaattgcTGATGGCTTGTTGATAATATATGGAAGCAATTGGAAAAGTAGCTGCCTTCTTTTTTAGATTATGTATTGGGAAGTGAAGCTTGGCTTAACTGGCTGACATAAATGGTATCTGCCTAGTCAAATTTAATGCTGATAATgtgatatatttcttaattttctacTACAGGCTGTATCACTACCAAGGAGCTTGGGACTGTAATGCGGTCATTGGGGCAGAACCCAACAGAAGCTGAGCTGCAGGACATGATAAATGAAGTTGATGCTGATGGAAATGGTACCATTGATTTCCCAGAGTTCCTTAACCTGATGGCCCGCAAGATGAAGGACACCGATTCAGAGGAGGAGCTCAAGGAGGCTTTCCGGGTGTTCGACAAGGACCAGAATGGCTTCATTTCTGCAGCTGAGCTTCGCCATGTCATGACAAATCTTGGTGAGAAGCTGACCGATGATGAAGTTGATGAGATGATTCGCGAGGCTGATGTGGATGGTGATGGCCAGATCAACTACGAGGAGTTTGTCAAAGTCATGATGGCCAAGTGAGGACCAATCtttcaaaactaaaaactgaaaaagcattaaaaaaaacataaaagggaGCAGGGCAGATAAGTTTGACAAGATTTCTATTTCCCACTAGGACATCTTTTGGTATCATTAGCTTTGGATGGTTGGTTGGTTGTTTCTCCTTGTTTGCATTATTTGTGGCACTGTTCATTAGTATCTGCTTGTTTGTTCTGTCTCTTGTTTTAGTAGCTTGGGTGTAGTGTCATTTACTCTACTCttggtatttttctttctaCCTTTGATATTATGAACCTAGAACAATTGGATGAATCTGATGTTTTGCTTATGGGGTGactaattttgttaatatttgaagttatcttcctttctttgtaTGTTCTGTTTTCTGGGGACATTGCATCAGTGTATTATTGTATGATCCTTTATTATTTATCCAAACTGATAATTTTGGTTGTCAATTCAAGTTTTCTTTGCCCAACCAGAGGAATTTTTATCAGGTTTTGTATCTGATAtgtcttgctctctctctctctctctctcacatagtATTTACTTACTTTGAAATCATCTCCTTAGGGAATGTCAGATCATGATCTGTATCTGCTTGATGAAGGTTAGTGCCAGTCAGTTATTATGCTGTTCTTTATGCATGTGTGCATGTGCCTAGCATGCCTTCATGTTTAAATCCTTTCCTTTTTGATCTAGATACATCATAGGTGTTCATAGAGGTTCCATGATGAGCCGATAAAGCTCAAACTCGAACTACCTCCTTCTTCAAAAGAAAGGGGGTGAAGGGAAAGGTAAGGTCTAAGTTCAAAGCTCACTTGGTGCATTTAtaaccacaaaataaaaattaaaagtagagGTTTCCATAATTCCTTTTGACTAATGGTGCTCAAGAGTTAAGAGTCTTAGCTATGAAAGAGTAATTTATGCTGAATGGCATTATTGCATTAATTATTCTTTTGCTTGAGAAAACTAAACTTCCTTGAAGGTGAGGATGTTATTGCGAGTAGGGTTCCTAAGGATCTTCACCCgcgttttatttttgtgatttttatgGTGTTACTTGTCCAGTCTAGCTTGTTGGCTTCCTGGATAAGTTTTCGGGATGTTAGACGTTGCTTTCCACGGTTTGGAAAATCAAACCTCAACCAATGAAAATTTCTCGATGGTTacctataaaatataaaaaaataaaaaaatttctcgaTGGCTTGGTTTTATCCTAGAATCATTTTCAAGAGTTGAGTTTCGTGTTTGTGTTTTCGCCTCTGATAGTGCTAGGAATTTATTATATTCGATAAGGGGGGACCCTTATTTTGGTCCCATATGGATTCATTTGGTACGTTTTCACGGAAAATCTTATTGCTGACGCTTAGTATATATGTCAGTCTAAAGACCTATTGCGTATATTGGTCGTGATTCCGCACACCTGTGGCTTTAGAgtcttttgttctttctttttggcttttcaaatacttttttttgggcGGTCGCGGGGGCATTAGATTAGGAAGCTAGCCAGAAAAATTGagacgagaaaaaaaaaaaaaaaaaagaatctggCCTGGTTGCCTATGTCCCAAGTTGGGtaattcaacaagaaaaataaattcaatctgTTCTAATATTGCCTTGGACAAAGAAGTCCTGTAAGAAATTGAATACAAACCGGTTTGGATTCATCTCTCTTTTATAACCATCCCTGCTATGTCTCAATAGCAAGGCAAATGATTCGAGCTGGAAAAGTTGTTCTCCTTTTCTGTATGACCAGTAGAATGAAAACGGTGCGAAGAGGGAAAATCAGATTTTAAGAATACCAAGGAAGATGGTCGAAAAGCAAGTTGGAGAAAATGGATCTAATTGTCAATGCTGAATAGGGTATTCGACACTTGTGGACGGatattcttaactttttttccaGATATATTCTGTGGAGGATAACATACTATGGGGTGAGAGAGTGAGAATCGATTTTGTCCCAAAAGGAAGGTTTATCACATCGCATCTTTGTGCTAAAAGATAATGCTAATGTTCTTATGATAATAGCCAGTATCaaacattaataaaaattaaaagagtgaTTCTGGTGCCACAACTTGCCCCGTGGGCGAGTTGTGGTACTAGaattttccaaattaaaaaggGTCGCGGCTTTATGTTCTGTATATTAGTGCGCTAAATAGTAAATATGAATAAGTCggacacaaaaaaacaaaaaatcaagaaacctagaaagaatatttttaacattGCGGGCTGCATTATGTGGGTCCAGTGGCTTGAAAATGGTCACTTTCCTATATTTTTCAGTGGAACATCTCTAATTCTATATAGTGTGTCACAGGATTTGTTGTCAATTGTTATATcagataaaaagaagaaagaaactagCTAGAGCGCATCAAAGGTCACTAGTGATAATGAGCAATAGCACTATCTCCCAGAAACAAAACATGGTTTCATTTGATCTTTGATGGTCTTCAGCTTAGTCCTTGATAAAATAACAAATGATAGTTAACGAGATTTTTGTACATGTCAAAGAAAGGGCTGGTAATTTGATGTCACTactaaattcaatttaatttcaGAAAAATGCAAAGGAGAATGGTGGAGAAGAACCAGGGACAAGGTGGCGGTGTCTCAAGGGAAGACAAGGTTAATGATGGCAAGAAACGTCGTCGTAGGCGTAATCGCGAATGTTGGATCCTTTAATTAACAGCAACACTACTCGTGGCTCATGTCATGGTTCAAAATTGCCACTTCTCTCTCCGGCATGTACAATAACTGGCATTGCATGTGAAACTGCCCTATACTAATAAAATCTCAAGAGTATTGAATTGATtcgatgcaatttttttaaaccctTTTAATAATCGGACTACGGGAATAGAAGAAATTAAAATCGGAATGGTTTGGATTTCAATCATTAGTTTAAAATGACTTGAATAGGGAATGAAATAACAAACTTTCTTCCTATTGAATTCAAAACAATTTCACATTACCATTAGAATATAGATTTGCTTACCGCCTCACACATGGCCTCACCACAATCTCCAAAATTTCTTAAGGGTGAAATAACAAACTTTCTTcctattgaatttaaaaaaagttaacatTACCATTAGAATATAGATTTGCTTACCACCTCACACATGGCCTCACCACAATCTCCAAAATTTCTTAAGGGTCATGTGTGAGGTGATAGGAAAATTTAAGACTGAGCCTTATTATTAATATGTGGATTTGAAATAATGAGAGGTAAGATGTCATTTCAAATCTATTCTATCAAGTGTTTTTGGTTTAGTAAAATCTTGTGTAGTTAAAACATATGTATTTTGATTACCTCTGTGATCCTCAAAAACTTGCCACTTGCTACTTGTAGTAGTCTTGTATAATGTTATCTTTCAAACTCAGATCATTAAAAAAAGATGGGTCGAAAGAGGGTTGAGCACATGCATGATAATGAACCAGGCCCACTTtcttttgaaaaaggtggggaGGCGCAGATAAACAATGTAGACGTGAAATGCTGACAAGTTTTTTCACTATTTACATGAAGGAAAAAGTTCCAGAAGCAAATGCTTGAGATTAGCGAGCGGCTGTGTGACAGAACAAAACATGATGGTCATGAATCAAAATGTCTTCACAATTAACTGTAAAagcattattaattttttgctttACAGAGTTGGACTTGAAAAGTGACATTACCTTACGAGTGGTTTATAGAGGACAACTGTGACATATTTGGACTGGTACCTATGGGTTAGTCCCAAGGCAACCACAGACTGAGAGGCCCATCCTTTCTCTATAAAAAGGTGGTTAAGCACAACATGCTGAGgctttgaagaagaagcttCACCTGAGTTTTCCATACCCAGCACAGTAAGATGCAGCTGGGGTGGAACAGCCACTGGCTCCTTTGCAAAATCTTCCTCCGTTGGCAAAGTTTGACTGTAACTGTAGTCCGGTGATGGTGGAGCCTCAAACTCGGCTACACTCTCAAGGTTTTCAGGCACATTATCCTGCATAAAACAACAAAAGTGAACAGATAAAATACAGATGATTGTAGTAGTAGTGTATGCAAATATGTCTTAACCCACAGTAATCATGGGAGATCAGCTAAGAAAGAAATCCAAGAAAAATGAAGTCAATCAAATGAAAGTTGTTTGAAAGGCAGTCCAAAGACTGAAATCATACCACAAAAGCTGTTTAA
Coding sequences within:
- the LOC126718945 gene encoding calmodulin-7-like, producing the protein MADQLTDDQISEFKEAFSLFDKDGDGCITTKELGTVMRSLGQNPTEAELQDMINEVDADGNGTIDFPEFLNLMARKMKDTDSEEELKEAFRVFDKDQNGFISAAELRHVMTNLGEKLTDDEVDEMIREADVDGDGQINYEEFVKVMMAK